One Chryseobacterium wanjuense genomic region harbors:
- a CDS encoding peptide chain release factor 3: MSDLIKEIQKRKTFGIISHPDAGKTTLTEKLLLFGGAIQEAGAVKSNKIKKGATSDFMEIERQRGISVATSVLAFEYRDHKINILDTPGHKDFAEDTYRTLTAVDSVIVVIDVAKGVEEQTEKLVQVCRMRNIPMLVFINKLDREGKDAFDLLDEVEQKLGLTVVPLSLPIGMGADFQGIYNIWENNIQLFLEEKKHKVGEAIKFDDINDPSIDEVIGEKAAQTLREELDLVQSVYPEFNREDYMKGDLQPVFFGSALNNFGVRELLDAFIDIAPMPQPKESDTRLVKPEENNFTGFVFKIHANMDPKHRDRLAFVKIVSGTFKRNENYLLVREGKKMKFSSPNAFFADKKEVVDESFPGDIVGLHDTGSFRIGDTLTGGEKLSFKGIPSFSPEHFRYINNNDPLKAKQLAKGIDQLMDEGVAQLFTLEMNGRKIIGTVGALQYEVIQYRLEHEYGAKCTYEPLSMHKACWVEADEKSEEFKEFARLKQRFLARDKYNQLVFLADSSFTIHMTQEKFPNVKLHFISEFQNA, from the coding sequence ATGTCAGACTTAATCAAAGAAATACAAAAAAGAAAAACTTTCGGGATTATTTCTCACCCCGATGCCGGAAAAACCACTCTTACGGAGAAATTACTTCTTTTCGGGGGTGCAATTCAGGAAGCGGGTGCGGTAAAATCCAACAAAATAAAAAAAGGAGCTACCTCCGACTTCATGGAAATCGAGCGCCAAAGAGGGATCTCGGTGGCTACTTCCGTGCTGGCTTTTGAATACAGAGACCACAAAATCAATATCCTGGATACTCCTGGTCACAAGGATTTTGCAGAAGATACGTACAGAACTTTGACTGCCGTGGATTCCGTAATCGTTGTAATAGACGTTGCAAAAGGGGTTGAGGAACAGACCGAAAAACTGGTTCAGGTGTGTAGAATGAGAAATATTCCGATGCTGGTTTTCATTAATAAGCTTGACCGTGAGGGTAAAGATGCCTTCGATTTGCTAGATGAAGTTGAGCAGAAATTAGGCTTAACGGTTGTTCCACTTTCTTTGCCGATCGGTATGGGAGCAGATTTCCAGGGAATTTATAATATCTGGGAAAACAATATTCAGCTATTCCTGGAAGAGAAAAAGCACAAAGTAGGTGAAGCTATTAAGTTTGATGATATTAATGATCCTTCCATCGACGAGGTGATCGGCGAAAAAGCTGCCCAAACATTAAGAGAAGAGCTTGATCTGGTACAATCCGTTTACCCTGAATTTAACCGTGAAGATTATATGAAAGGTGATCTGCAACCGGTCTTCTTTGGTTCGGCTTTGAATAATTTTGGAGTTCGTGAATTACTGGATGCCTTTATCGACATCGCTCCAATGCCTCAACCGAAAGAAAGTGATACGCGTCTGGTAAAGCCTGAAGAAAATAACTTTACGGGATTTGTATTTAAAATCCATGCGAATATGGATCCGAAGCACAGAGACCGCTTGGCCTTTGTGAAAATTGTTTCGGGAACATTCAAAAGAAACGAAAATTATTTATTGGTAAGAGAAGGTAAGAAAATGAAATTCTCTTCACCCAACGCATTCTTTGCAGACAAAAAAGAGGTGGTAGACGAAAGTTTCCCGGGAGATATCGTAGGTCTTCATGATACGGGAAGTTTCAGAATCGGAGATACATTGACGGGTGGTGAAAAGCTGAGTTTCAAAGGAATTCCGAGCTTCTCGCCGGAACATTTCAGATATATTAATAATAACGATCCATTGAAGGCAAAACAGCTGGCAAAAGGTATCGATCAGCTGATGGATGAGGGTGTTGCCCAGTTGTTTACGCTGGAAATGAATGGCCGAAAAATCATTGGAACGGTGGGTGCACTTCAGTATGAGGTGATCCAATACCGTCTGGAGCATGAATATGGTGCAAAATGTACGTACGAACCACTTTCTATGCACAAAGCTTGTTGGGTAGAGGCTGATGAAAAGTCAGAAGAATTCAAAGAATTTGCAAGATTGAAGCAGAGATTTTTAGCAAGAGATAAGTATAATCAATTGGTTTTCCTTGCTGATTCTTCTTTCACGATTCATATGACGCAGGAAAAATTCCCGAATGTGAAGCTGCATTTTATCAGTGAATTTCAGAATGCTTAA
- a CDS encoding DUF4349 domain-containing protein translates to MKKFILLAAVSSTFIMCKKGEATTSQLENAVNSADSAVSVASEKINNINDKANAALDSANVKIKEFENTKNDVKDKIENTSKIVDSLSEKISSVKLETKTEKKDSTKKNEKIVVNVPAPKVIKETKIVYKDKPKNENYELNVPKNKLLKTGVLELTVDDAETAKEIVKAEVSKYDGFIRSENISLNNDEKKIAYLKVKVPIQKFDYLMEDLSYNIGKIENKGVEVSGQDYVQNTMCEVDITLYGKSNGLAENEEPKTFGEKSFAAISSGWNVITSIFLFILPLWPLFLILGIGYYFYKKRNKNIPNNDSH, encoded by the coding sequence ATGAAAAAATTCATCCTACTCGCTGCTGTATCAAGCACCTTCATTATGTGTAAAAAGGGAGAAGCGACAACATCTCAATTGGAAAATGCCGTAAATTCCGCAGACAGTGCTGTTTCTGTGGCCTCTGAAAAAATTAACAATATCAATGATAAAGCCAACGCAGCCCTAGATTCTGCCAATGTAAAAATCAAAGAATTTGAAAATACCAAAAATGATGTAAAGGACAAAATTGAAAACACTTCAAAAATTGTCGATTCTTTATCTGAAAAAATTTCATCGGTAAAGCTTGAAACCAAAACAGAAAAGAAAGATTCAACCAAGAAAAATGAAAAAATTGTTGTGAATGTTCCGGCTCCGAAAGTCATCAAGGAAACGAAAATTGTTTACAAAGACAAACCAAAAAATGAAAATTATGAACTGAATGTCCCGAAAAACAAACTATTAAAAACCGGAGTTCTGGAACTGACCGTTGATGATGCCGAAACCGCAAAAGAAATCGTAAAAGCAGAAGTTTCAAAATATGACGGATTCATCAGAAGTGAAAATATTTCGCTAAACAACGACGAGAAGAAAATAGCTTATTTAAAAGTAAAAGTTCCGATTCAGAAATTTGATTATCTGATGGAAGATTTGAGCTACAATATCGGAAAGATCGAGAACAAAGGCGTAGAAGTTTCCGGACAGGATTATGTACAGAATACCATGTGTGAAGTTGATATTACCCTGTATGGAAAATCAAATGGTTTGGCAGAAAATGAAGAACCCAAAACTTTTGGTGAAAAATCTTTCGCAGCTATTTCCTCCGGGTGGAATGTGATTACTTCTATTTTCCTGTTTATTCTTCCATTGTGGCCCTTATTTTTAATTCTTGGTATTGGATATTATTTTTATAAAAAAAGAAACAAAAACATTCCTAATAACGATTCTCACTAG
- a CDS encoding ribonuclease Z: MSTYLTILGFNSAIPTINSSPTAQLLEMEERSFLIDCGEGTQVQLRKAKAKFSRINHIFISHLHGDHCFGLPGLIASFRLLGRETPLHVYGPKGIKNMLETIFTITETHRGFEVVYHELDKDYSEKIYEDNRVEVYTIPLDHRIYCNGYLFKEKPKERHLNMKEIAKYDEIETCDYHHLKAGKDFVLSDGYVLKNELLTLDPTPSVSYAFCSDTRYLESVIPIIKNVTVLYHESTFLHDLKEMADYTGHSTALEAATIAQKAQVGKLILGHFSNRYGDLTVFTDEARNIFPNTFLPKALEAVKIEKNVC, encoded by the coding sequence TTGAGTACTTATTTAACGATATTAGGCTTTAATTCAGCGATTCCGACCATCAATTCTTCTCCTACGGCACAATTGCTGGAAATGGAGGAAAGATCTTTTCTGATCGATTGCGGAGAGGGAACTCAGGTACAGCTGAGAAAAGCAAAAGCAAAATTTTCAAGGATAAATCATATTTTTATTTCGCATCTTCATGGCGACCATTGCTTTGGCTTGCCGGGCTTGATTGCGTCTTTCAGGTTGTTGGGGAGAGAGACTCCGCTTCATGTTTATGGTCCCAAAGGCATTAAAAATATGCTGGAAACTATTTTCACCATTACGGAAACCCATCGTGGTTTTGAGGTGGTGTATCATGAGCTGGATAAAGATTATTCCGAAAAAATTTACGAAGACAATAGAGTAGAAGTATATACGATTCCTTTGGATCACAGAATTTACTGTAACGGTTATTTATTTAAAGAAAAGCCGAAAGAAAGGCATCTGAACATGAAGGAAATTGCAAAATACGATGAAATTGAAACCTGCGATTATCATCATCTGAAAGCAGGAAAAGATTTTGTATTAAGTGATGGGTATGTTCTTAAAAATGAATTGCTTACTCTTGATCCTACGCCGTCTGTTTCGTATGCATTCTGCAGCGATACAAGATATCTGGAAAGTGTAATTCCGATTATTAAAAATGTGACGGTTCTGTACCACGAGTCAACATTTCTGCATGATTTGAAAGAAATGGCAGATTATACGGGACATTCGACAGCTTTGGAAGCGGCAACAATTGCGCAGAAAGCCCAGGTCGGGAAATTGATTTTGGGACATTTTTCCAACAGATATGGAGATCTGACGGTGTTTACAGATGAAGCAAGAAATATTTTTCCGAATACTTTTTTACCAAAGGCTTTAGAAGCTGTAAAAATTGAAAAAAATGTATGTTGA
- a CDS encoding CPBP family intramembrane glutamic endopeptidase: MENSRYPKFTFTWIGGLVLLAGLFVGTMFVSFFNVFWMFIFKENLQYRDWFFMLSNAAGFLTAIAFFDFFIVRRTTGKKLNFNFSPTNFYTYLLIFPLMIGMMFIAEFITAQIPTTGPFFGRYYEFFNELMNQLTDDPVVMVITAVICAPIFEEIIFRGIIQKGLMNKGVEPWKAIIFASIIFGIVHANPWQFVGAILLGCVLGLVYYKTKSLLLPMLLHAFNNLCSSLLMIYTKNESFADYFKVSEWILLAVGIVIFSLFYYLFVKKYKVHYAEI, translated from the coding sequence ATGGAAAACAGCAGATATCCAAAGTTTACATTTACATGGATCGGAGGTCTTGTTTTATTGGCAGGATTATTTGTAGGAACAATGTTCGTCTCTTTTTTTAATGTTTTCTGGATGTTCATTTTTAAAGAAAATCTGCAGTACAGAGATTGGTTTTTCATGCTTTCGAATGCGGCGGGATTCCTTACTGCTATTGCTTTTTTTGATTTTTTCATTGTAAGAAGAACGACCGGGAAAAAACTTAATTTTAATTTTTCTCCCACCAATTTTTATACCTATCTGTTGATTTTTCCTTTGATGATTGGGATGATGTTTATTGCAGAATTTATCACCGCTCAGATTCCTACGACAGGACCTTTCTTTGGAAGATATTATGAATTTTTTAATGAATTAATGAATCAGCTGACGGATGACCCTGTAGTGATGGTCATTACAGCGGTAATCTGTGCCCCGATTTTTGAAGAAATTATTTTCAGGGGAATCATTCAAAAAGGATTGATGAATAAAGGGGTGGAACCGTGGAAAGCTATTATTTTTGCATCTATTATTTTTGGAATTGTTCATGCAAATCCTTGGCAGTTTGTCGGAGCCATTTTATTAGGCTGCGTGTTAGGATTGGTGTATTATAAAACGAAATCTTTGCTTTTGCCAATGCTTCTTCATGCTTTTAATAATTTGTGTTCATCTTTATTAATGATTTATACAAAAAATGAAAGTTTTGCAGATTATTTTAAAGTTTCAGAATGGATATTACTTGCAGTGGGAATTGTAATTTTTTCCTTGTTTTATTATCTTTTTGTGAAAAAATATAAGGTGCATTACGCCGAAATTTAA
- the rdgB gene encoding RdgB/HAM1 family non-canonical purine NTP pyrophosphatase, giving the protein MELLVATHNVHKKEEIQQILSDEFVVKSLTDYDIHEEIVEDGDSFNANALIKAKYCYEKTGIPSLGDDSGLVVESLDGRPGIFSARYAGDHDFAKNIEKVVGEMEGIDNRKAYFITVLCYYDENGPRYFDGRVHGNLLTENKGFKGFGYDPIFVPEGYDMTFAQMEPEDKNKISHRKQALDLFLDFLKVKE; this is encoded by the coding sequence ATGGAATTACTGGTAGCCACCCACAACGTACATAAAAAAGAAGAAATTCAGCAGATTTTAAGCGATGAATTTGTTGTAAAAAGTCTTACGGATTACGATATTCATGAGGAAATTGTAGAAGATGGTGACTCTTTCAATGCCAATGCCTTGATTAAGGCTAAATATTGCTACGAAAAAACCGGAATTCCAAGTTTGGGTGACGACAGTGGTTTGGTTGTTGAATCATTGGACGGTAGACCGGGAATTTTCTCTGCACGCTATGCGGGAGATCATGATTTCGCCAAAAATATTGAAAAAGTGGTGGGTGAAATGGAAGGTATTGACAACAGAAAAGCTTATTTTATCACGGTTTTATGTTATTATGATGAAAACGGACCGAGATATTTTGATGGAAGAGTTCACGGAAATTTACTGACAGAAAATAAAGGTTTCAAAGGTTTCGGATACGACCCGATTTTTGTTCCGGAGGGGTATGACATGACATTTGCGCAAATGGAACCGGAGGATAAAAATAAAATCAGCCATAGAAAACAGGCGTTGGATTTGTTTTTGGATTTTTTAAAAGTTAAAGAATAA